The Candidatus Palauibacter scopulicola genome includes a region encoding these proteins:
- a CDS encoding peptidyl-alpha-hydroxyglycine alpha-amidating lyase family protein, translated as MHSFRRMGLGAVLALTAAALGAGALAAQLTAPNPYRAMDGWGELPDGRSWGATSAVYPAPDGEHIWVGERCGANLCVESDVDPILLFDTEGNVVRSFGSGLIAWPHGMFVEEDGSVWVADAVGYAPVPDGWGHVVYKFSPEGEVLMVLGEKGVAGDGPHHFNKPSDILIAPDGSIFVADGHDAGGNNRIVKFAPDGTFLMEWGRAGTANGEFRDPHALAMDSQGRLFVGDRGNSRVQVFDQEGNHLETWHQFGRPSGLFIDEEDVLYSTDSESNARRNKGWLRGIYIGDAATGWVTTFIPDPEPNQDASGTSGAEGIAVDAHGNLYGAEVGPRQMRKYIRR; from the coding sequence ATGCATAGCTTCAGGCGAATGGGACTCGGCGCGGTACTCGCGCTCACGGCGGCCGCCCTGGGCGCCGGCGCGCTCGCGGCGCAGTTGACGGCGCCGAACCCGTACAGGGCCATGGACGGCTGGGGGGAGCTTCCCGACGGACGTTCGTGGGGCGCGACCAGCGCCGTCTACCCGGCCCCGGACGGCGAGCACATCTGGGTGGGCGAGCGCTGCGGCGCGAACCTGTGCGTCGAGAGCGACGTCGACCCGATCCTGCTCTTCGACACCGAGGGGAACGTCGTGCGGAGCTTCGGCTCGGGGCTCATCGCGTGGCCGCACGGGATGTTCGTCGAGGAGGACGGCAGCGTGTGGGTGGCCGACGCGGTGGGATACGCGCCCGTGCCGGATGGCTGGGGACACGTCGTCTACAAGTTCAGCCCCGAGGGCGAGGTCCTGATGGTGCTGGGCGAGAAGGGCGTGGCGGGGGACGGCCCGCATCACTTCAACAAGCCGTCGGACATCCTCATCGCGCCGGACGGCAGCATCTTCGTGGCGGACGGGCACGACGCGGGCGGCAACAACCGCATCGTGAAGTTCGCGCCGGACGGCACCTTCCTCATGGAGTGGGGACGCGCGGGGACGGCGAACGGGGAGTTCCGCGACCCGCACGCGCTCGCCATGGACTCGCAGGGACGCCTCTTCGTCGGCGACCGCGGCAACAGCCGCGTCCAGGTCTTCGACCAGGAGGGGAACCACCTCGAGACGTGGCACCAGTTCGGGCGGCCGAGCGGGCTGTTCATCGACGAGGAGGATGTCCTCTACTCGACGGACTCCGAGTCGAACGCGCGCCGCAACAAGGGATGGCTCCGCGGCATCTACATCGGCGACGCGGCGACCGGCTGGGTGACGACCTTCATCCCGGACCCGGAGCCCAACCAGGACGCGTCCGGGACGAGCGGGGCGGAGGGGATCGCGGTCGACGCGCACGGCAACCTCTACGGGGCCGAGGTCGGGCCCCGACAGATGAGGAAATACATCCGCCGTTAA